Within Hypomesus transpacificus isolate Combined female chromosome 10, fHypTra1, whole genome shotgun sequence, the genomic segment CTGATGTgctggctcttctgagcgcacctctcactatccgcgcaccaagctccacagGATCTTCTATGAACGGTGCCACCATTACCCCTCAAGAATTAGTTAGTGGGCGGGgcttttataccggttgatctctgatctccaacttaacctgctGCTGACCAGGTTAGGCGTTCAGCGTGTGTTACTATGGTGATCtgccccggtaacaagtgatccaccgtcgtagtacagaaaaccctgggttgaacctgaagttacctcgctaacgccaaatcttcgtagtacaggcccccaggtctggtctccatggtgacatGTCCTTCCCTCCAGGAGTTGGAGGGGATTGGTCGCTGGGGCGTGGACATCTTCAAGATCTCAAAGTACTCCGGCTGTCGCCCCCTCACCGTCACCATGTACACCATCTTCCAGGTCTGCTctcaaccctccctcaccccttcaggtctgccctcaccccctccttcctcacctccctcacccctgtgtgtgtgtgtgaaggagaggagcCTGCTGAAGTCGTTCCAGATCCCACTCTCCAGCCTGCTGAGCTTCCTGCTGATGCTGGAGCAGCagtactcctccacctcctaccACAACAACATCCACGCTGCGGACGTGGTCCAGTCCACACACGTGCTGCTCTCCAGCCCTGCGCTGGaggtacacacaccacacacatgctgctGTCCAGCCCTATGCTGGAggtacacagcacacacacatgctgctgtCCAGCCCTATGCTGGAggtacacagcacacacacatgctgctgtCCAGCCCTACGCTGGAggtacacagcacacacacatgctgctgtCCAGCCCTACGCTGGAggtacacagcacacacacatgctgctgtCCAGCCCTACGCTGGAggtacacagcacacacacatgctgctgtCCAGCCCTACGCTGGAggtacacagcacacacacatgctgctgtCCAGCCCTACGCTGGAggtacacagcacacacacatgctgctgtCCAGCCCTGCGCTGGAggtacacagcacacacaccacacactcagacacacagacatatatacGCGcctaaacctgtgtgtgtgtatatggtgcgtgtgtatatggtgtgtgtgtatggtgtgtgtgtcagggtgtgtttaCTGATCTAGAGATCCTGGCTGCTCTGTTTGCTGCTGCCATCCATGATGTTGACCACCCTGGAGTCTCCAACCAGTTCCTCATCAACACCAGTGagttcacactcacacacacaaatatcccTTATTCTCATTCTAATATCTGCCAGTAAACGAAATGATCCATGCGtgtttgcactgtgtgtgtgtgtgtgtgcagactcgGAGCTGGCCCTCATGTATAACGACTCGTCGGTCCTGGAGAACCACCACCTGGCCGTGGGCTTCAAGCTGCTGCAGGAGCCCAGCTGTGACATCTTCCAGAACCTTCCCAAGAAGCAGAGACAGTCTCTCCGCAAGCTGGTCATTGACATGGTgagacgctctcacacacacacacacaaatactgacTGCTTtctggtgtgctgtgtgtgtggtgtttatgtgtgtgcagtgtgctggatgtatgagtttgtgtgctatgtgtgtgtgtgtaggtcttaGCTACAGACATGTCTAAGCACATGACCCTGCTGGCTGATCTGAAGACCATGGTGGAGACCAAGAAGGTGACCAGCTCAGGAGAGCTCCTATTGGACAACTACTCAGACCGCATCCAGGTAGCCACACCCACAAACATCACTTGTTGGTTTctacctctcacctctctcaccaGACTGGGATAGTCTACTGaactacgtgtgtgtttgtgtatgtgtacttgcatgtgtgtgtgtgtgtgcaggtcctccAGAACATGGTGCACTGTGCAGACCTCAGTAACCCCACCAAGCCCCTGCAGCTGTACCGCCGCTGGACAGAGTGCATCATGCAGGAGTTCTTCCTGCAGGGggaccgagagagggagaggggcatgGACATCAGCCCCATGTGTGACAAACACAATGCCTCCGTCGAGAAGAACCAGGTCAActttacctctcctctctctccctgtctctccctctgtctctctccctccctgtctctctccctgtctccctctttcctttcccctctctctcaacccactctcctctccaggtggtTTATACACTTCatctctctgtcatcctcctctcttctcctctcctctccaggtgggATTTATAGACTACATCGCCCACCCCCTGTGGGAGACGTGGGCAGACCTGGTGCACCCTGATGCCCAGGAGCTCCTGGACACCCTGGAGGACAACAGGGAGTGGTACCTGAGCATGGTGCCCCATAGCCCCAcgctggaagaggagggggaggagtcagagcaAGAGACCCCGCCCcttgagggggaggagcctggtgtGGCGGACGGCAGATGCCATCTTGGCGGCACTCACCGCCTGCCCCCTACAACATCCGTGTTGCTAGGGGCTGTGAGGACCTTGTCAAcagactgggaggagggggaaggtagTGGGGGTGTGACCTGCACAAGAACTGGAACATAACCCCAGAACCCTGTCCCTGTTTGGACATTCCGGAGGGAGGAAGgacaggaggatgggaggattgATGGAAATGTGAGGAAATGTATTTTCGTACTGCCACCCACTTTCTGGAGGAAGTGATGTTCCACTAGCTCCACAGTGCCCTTAGTGGTTCTGAGCCAAAGTGCAATACCCAGAATCCCCCAGTCCTgctccacttcctcttcctgtgctGGGGACAGGTGTGCTCAGTCTTCCCCCTAGTGGATGCTGGGGGAGATGCAGCCACCATGACAGACTAAAGATTTACAAAGGAACGATTAGGAGAGTGAAATCTGATGTTCACCCTAACCCCATAATGAACACTTCAGCTTAGAATCACCTATTTGTGTCCAAGTTTATTTAATCTAATCTTACATccgtttttttactgtaaacctGCTTTTTCTTCACCTGTCTAATTTCCACCCTCAACTTCAGGATTTTTCATTGTAGCCCACAGCCAATCACCACCCTGCTACTAATGGCTTGAGCCAATCACCACCCTGCTATTAAGGGCTAGAGCCAATCACCACCCTGCTAGGAGGTGACCAGTAGGAAGCGCTGCAGAACAACCATCCTGCTTCCATCGACCTTCAGGTTGATGAAAAATAACAATATTCAATTAACAGACACTTTAATAATAGTAAAGATGTtagtttagcagatgctttacaCAGGGTACACAGAGTACACagggaatttgaacctgcaacctcttgatctgtagtTAAACTCTTTACGACTGAGCTGGTGACATGGACAACCATCacaaacattacatttataAAGCAACAGCCTGAAAAACAAGAAGCACTGTCCATTATGAAAGTTtaatattgttattgttggtgttGTGTGCCTGTCCCATGATGCCGAGAGGCGGTGTGTGTGCTAGATGGAGGGGTCGATGCAGGGCAgcgttgccatggcagcagAATGCTAGGCTACTGTACTTTCCACTCTGCCCCAGGACAGTTTCCATCAGCCTGACAGCATGTCAGGTGACCCTGgaccacccccccttctcccaggaCAGTTTCCATCAGCCTGACAGCATGTCAGGTGACCCTGgaccacccccccttctcccaggaCAGTTTCCATCAGCCTGACAGCATGTCAGGTGACCCTGgaccacccccccttctcccaggaCAGTTTCCATCAGCCTGACAGCATGTCAGGTGACCCTGgaccacccccccttctcccaggaCAGTTTCCATCAGCCTGACAGCATGTCAGGTGACCCTGgaccacccccccttctcccaggaCAGTTTCCATCAGCCTGACAGCATGTCAGGTGACCCTGGACCACCCGCCCTTCTCCCAGGACAGTTTCCATCAGCCTGACAGCATGTCAGGTGACCCTGgaccacccccccttctcccaggaCAGTTTCCATCAGCCTGACAGCATGTCAGGTGACCCTGgaccacccccccttctcccaggaCAGTTTCCATCAGCCTGACAGCATGTCAGGTGACCCTGgaccacccccccttctcccaggaCAGTTTCCATCAGCCTGACAGCATGTCAGGTGACCCTGgaccacccccccttctcccaggaCAGTTTCCATCAGCCTGACAGCATGTCAAGTGACCCTGgaccacccccccttctcccaggaCAGTTTCCATCAGCCTGACAGCATGTCAGGTGACCCTGgaccacccccccttctcccaggaCAGTTTCCATCAGCCTGACAGCATGTCAGGTGACCCTGgaccacccccccttctcccaggaCAGTTTCCATCAGCCTGACAGCATGTCAAGTGACCCTGgaccacccccccttctcccaggaCAGTTTCCATCAGCCTGACAGCATGTCAGGTGACCCTggaccacccccccccttctcccaggaCAGTTTCCATCAGCCTGACAGCATGTCAAGTGACCCTGgaccacccccccttctcccaggaCAGTTTCCATCAGCCTGACAGCATGTCAGGTGACCCTGgaccacccccccttctcccaggaCAGTTTCCATCAGCCTGACAGCATGTCAAGTGACCCTGgaccacccccccttctcccaggaCAGTTTCCATCAGCCTGACAGCATGTCAGGTGACCCTGgaccacccccccttctctctcctccctctccctctctcctaaccCCCCTCCTCTAACACTTTCTAACTGTGTTAACATGTTGTGAAAGGTGAGACCTGTATGTACAGAAAACCAAAGCACTTTATATGGTATGCATAAAAGCTCTGCaccttcctctgtgtgtttgtgtgtgtggtgttttgggGGGTTCTATGGTTAATTAATAGTACAGGCTGGACCACTGCCGCTTAAATCTTTAGTTCTATAAAGGTATGTTTCCGAAGCTGCATGCAGCGTGTTACAGCATCAGGATCATCTGCTTTAGTtcagctgactgactggctgactgtttggatggatggctgactggctggataGTTATTTAAATGAGTCAGATTTCAACCACTCAGATGTTTTACTTACTGTCAACTATGAAGCAAAAACACTTTCAGGTTTCTACAGATAATAAACTATCAGTAGTTAAAGATCAAGACTATTCTCTCCTCTGAGAAATattgttcttctcctcctccatgtccctgtcctcctcttactccaaatctctccatctctctctctctttcgccgtctctccctctgctcagcCTTGACAATCCACCTACAGCCGTTTgctgtagtctctctctctctctctctctctctctctctctgtctctctgtctctctgtctctctgtctctctgtctctctgtctctgtctctgtctgtaacTTGCCAATAAAGGAAACGTTATCATGCTTTGCCTTTCTGTGTTCAGTCAGGCTTACTggtgaccaaacacacacacataaaggatTTAGGTTGATTGAGGGCCATTTCtttgggcatatgtgaagccctctgtgacattgtttgtaaaaagggctatatgaATACATGTGATTTTATTTGATTGACTGAATCTATGCAGATAAGAACATATGTCtaacatttattttgataaatggatattttatggattttgtTAAATAAATAATTCCCCCCCGGTGATCAACGTCAATACTACGGAGCCCTGGAGTCAAGAGCAGGGTAGGCGGGGCCTGCACGCCCAACATGCTGTTTGGTTCTTTATACTGCCAGTCATTCTTTAGCTCCTTACGAACCCGCCCCATCCATGGCAGTCAATCAACAGACGCTCGAGCTCCTGCAGGTGCACCACCAAGACAGCAAAGGAGCAGTGAGATAAAACGGATATTTCACGGTAAGCCTTTGGCTAATCTCTTTACAAATGCATGGCAACAAATAACTACACCGCAATGGGATTTCTTGATATATGAAAAAACACGAGATGTAAAGGACAGAAATTTGCTGATGAAATAAGGAAGAGTAACCTTCATTTGACATAGCTAGGATGCTTATCTAGCTAACCTCAGAGCCGGGTGGTCCTGCTAGCTTGGGAGCTGCTATAATTATCGGTTGCGTTCATGTTTTAACTGCCTGTGTGGTTTTCTGTATTACTGGGAATATTCAATGAATATTGCCAGTGTACGGGGTAGCAGCATTTTGTTTGTAAGCAAGGATCAGCCAGTGTCAGTAAAGCGGTAGCTTTAGCTTATTAGCTAGCAAGCCAACCAGCTGGTCAGTGTTTCAAACCAGCTTCATCTCAGCGCAATGCAACGCAGCTACCTCCAACGTGTTGAAAAGCGGACCATATGGACTATATATTCATGACCAAGTTTCAACACACATAGGCACTATAATACTGCCTGTATGCTAGTTATTATGCTGCTCACAGGGTGAAGGGTTATGCTGTTCTATCACTGACTGGATATACGGGTGAGCCGATGCTTAGTTTAAGCCCTACCGCTTCCGCTCCCGTTATCTCGGTCAGAGACCGGTCTCGCTCCGCCGTTACGTACAAGTTATAGCTTGTTGTTATCGCTACAGCTCGTGTTATGGTTTGCCCATGGACCGTAGAAAACATTGTGTTATCCAGGATAAACAGCTGGATGTTCTCGAGTTCACCTTCCACATGATTATCCCACTAAACAGAGAGTagtgagaaaggaggggaggggaggaggagagaggaaggaatgggtggaggaggagagaggaggaggaggatgttgGAATGGATGGAGAACAGAAGTGGAAGGTTAGAACCAGAAGTGTTCCTGTCAGACTTCAGGTTGCTCCACACCCCTGCTTCAGTCTGACTGTGGATCCTCTTATACAGAAACATGATCACAATAGACTCTGTCTCCGATTGGTTTACCTAGTTTAACTCATACTTCTTTACTGTTAAACTTGACGGacacgcctgcacacacacataccaaaacacagctacatacacagacagacatgttaacacacacaccgatatacagacacacccttcacacagacacacacacatttagtcatttagcagacgctcttatccagaacgacttacagtaagtacagggacattccccccgaggcaagcagggtgaagtgccttgcccaaggacacaacgtcatttggcatggccaggaatcgaactggcaaccttcagattactagcccgatccctaaccgctcagccacctgactcccaacacactcatcctcctccctcctcctcctgtcagaAGATGGCGTCAGCAACAGCCTCTTACGGGCAGAAGGAGTCGTCAGACCAGAACTTTGACTACATGTTCAAGATCCTCATCATTGGCAACAGCAGCGTCGGCAAGACCAGCTTCCTTTTCCGCTACGCTGACGACTCGTTCACGCCGGCCTTTGTCAGCACGGTGGGAATAGACTTCAAGGTGAAGACCATCTACAGGAACGACAAGAGGATCAAGCTGCAGATCTGggtgagggaggacagggaggtgacacacacacacctgcacacacgcattcacacacgtaacatacacacacgcatgcacactcatacacacaccacacccacatgcCCTCACACACCCGCATGCACAGACACTGTATATACACTGTACGAGTAAGAActtgtgcgtgtgcttgtgtgtgtgcttgtgtgtgtgtgtgtgtccaggacaCAGCAGGGCAAGAGAGATACAGGACCATCACCACAGCCTACTACAGAGGAGCCATGGGCTTCATTCTCATGTACGACATCACCAACGAAGACTCCTTCAACGCTGTGCAGGACTGGTGAGTCTGGgtgtgtttccgtgtgtgtgtgtgtatctgtctgtttctctgtgtgtcactGATGTGTTTGGATGTGGTTATGATTGTATAGCGTATatgttaactgtgtgtgtgtgtgtgtgtgcgcgtaggGCCACCCAGATCAAGACGTACTCCTGGGACAACGCCCAGGTGCTGCTGGTGGGGAACAAGTGTGACATGGAGGACGAGAGGGTGGtggctgcagagagagggaggcagctgTCTGACCAGTTAGGTGaggctctcacatacacacacactacaatacacacacacacacgctagagcaaacacacactcagagttAGGGTAGAACCATGTCATATATAAATTAGCCGCCAACAATATACTCAATAAATTGGATGCAGTCTATCACAGATGATTTATTTAATCTTGCTCCTTTGCACTCCAGTATTTCTACCTGCACTTTTATCCTCAGTGTTAAactgttttatttgtaattaCTATGCTTATTATGCTTGTTTATTCTATGTGAAACTCTGTTGTATATGTCTTATTGCTATGTTGAATCTTGGCCAGGTCgcagttgtaaatgagaacttgttctcaactagcctacctgGCTGAATAAAGGAGGATAGGAGAAAATAGGAGAACATCTGTCATGACTGATTCAAGCTCCTGGTTCTGATGCTGTTAAGGTATGACTGCTTAACTCCTGTTTCCCCTCTCCCAGGGTTTGAGTACTTTGAGACAAGTGCGAAGGACAACATTAACGTGAAGCAGACGTTCGAGCGTTTGGTGGACGTGATCTGTGAGAGGATGTCTGAGAGTCTGGACAACGCTGACCCCACCCTGACCGGGGCCAAGCAAGGGCCCCAGCTCACTGAGCAGCCTCAGAGGGCCCACCAGGACTGTgcctgctgaacacacacacacagccctacacacagagcccaacacacacacacacacagagcccaacacacacagccctacacacacacacacacacagagccctacacacacacacacacacacacacacacacacacacacacacacacacacacagagccctacacccacacacacagccctacacacacacacatacacacagagcccTACATGCACACAACCTGTATGTATGTGGCTTCTCTGGCTTCTGCTTGGCTGATATGTCTGGCCTTGGCTTCTAACCACCAATCAGTGGCTGATAAAGATATCAAGGTCAAGTAATACAACATCACGTTTGCAAACATATCCCATAATAAGAtatccacaaaaaaaacattcctaAATCAAGATTACAGAATTTAACTTAGTGTCAGTCTGGAGTGATCTGGGGTAGCAGGACTTATGGGCACAGAAACTGTCCTACTCCCTAGCAACAACCCTCCTACTGCCTAGCAACAACCCTCCTTGTCTCTAGAGGGGTGGCGGGCTACACTAAAATAAGAGGATCATTTTAAAAGATGGGTTAGTATAGGAACGTAtagtaaaaagaaagaaaaaaatatttcttgTTTATTCACTGTTTTGCTGGAGGTGCATGTTGTTGAATGTGAGGTTTTCTAACTTGGATGTTTGGTGTGAACAAGCTTGTTCTAGATTTGAGGACACAACCTTGAGATGCTCCTCCCACGTTAGAGTGCAACACATTCTCAAGAGGATAATTATCTTGCGtaaaccacacacacgtacactctctctcacacacacacacacacaagatctgTAACTGTAAACACACTGGCCCCTTTGTTGTTACCTGAGGATGTGGTGTTCTAAAGAATGTTCGTCATGGTGACGTCATTGTGATGTCACCCAGTTCTTCTAAAAGTTCCGGGGATGGAAGTGATGTGAATGTTCTAGAGGTTGTGTTGGAGCTCAGGCACAGAGATGCTTTATCACCTCAATTATGTCCACGTTTATATTTATACATTATTTATAGCTTTATTTATTAATGTTttagagatgatgatgatgatggtggtggtggtggtggcggcgtGTTGCTTGCATGGTAGTGAAGGGACGGCTGTCAAGTGTTGTGCAGAGAGCCAAGAACAGGAAGGGGGTgagtgtgcgagcgtgtgtgtgtgtgtgagcgtgtgtgagcgtgtgtttgtgtgcgagcgtgcgtgtgtgtgcgagcgtgtgagcatgtgtgtgtgtgagcgtgtgtgagcgtgtgtttgtgtgcgtgtgtgtgcgagcgtgtgagcatgtgtgtgtgtgagcgtgtgtgagcgtgtgtttgtgtgcgagcgtgcgtgtgtgtgcgagcgtgtgagcatgtgtgtgtgcgagcgtgtgagcatgtgtgtgtgcgagcgtgtgagcatgtgtgtgtgtgagcgtgtgagcatgtgtgtgtgcgagcgtgtgagcatgtgtgtgtgtgagcgtgtgagcatgtgtgtgtgcgagcgtgtgagcatgtgtgtgtgcgagcgtgtgagcatgtgtgtgtgcgagcgtgtgagcatgtgtgtgtgtgagcgtgtgagcatgtgtgtgtgcgagcgtgtgagcatgtgtgtgtgcgagcgtgtgagcatgtgtgtgtgtgagcgtgtgagcatgtgtgtgtgcgagcgtgtgagcatgtgtgtgtgtgagcgtgtgagcatgtgtgtgtgcgagcgtgtgagcatgtgtgtgtgcgagcgtgtgagcatgtgtgtgtgcgagcgtgtgagcgtgtgtgtgtgtgagcgtgtgtgagcatgtgtgtgtgtgagcgtgtgtgtgtgtgtgagcgtgtgtgagcgtgtgtttgtgtgcgagcgtgcgtgtgtgtgcgagcgtgtgagcatgtgtgtgtgcgagcgtgtgagcatgtgtgtgtgcgagcgtgtgagcatgtgtgtgtgcgagcgtgtgagcatgtgtgtgtgtgagcgtgtgtgtgtcctacagcAGAGAGGAACTTTGAACACTCCTCTGGGTGTtgtactgagcatgtgcagagcagccctgaccctgaccctgatggtgacccctgaccctgatggtgacccctgaccccaagtCCTGATGGTAACCCTTAGACCCTGACCCAGatggtgacccctgaccctgatgGTAACCCTTAGATCCTGATGGTGACCCCAGGTCCTGATGGTAACCCTTAGACCCTGACCCAGatggtgacccctgaccccaggtcCTGATGGTAACCCTGACCCAGGTGTGGAGGGGTTGTCCCAGGCAGCTTCTGGCTGTTGGACATCTTGTCCAGTTCTGCTGCAGTTCtgctccaggcctctaggggagCCATCTAGGGAGCCACTAGTCAGAACTGCACTCAGTCAACGCTTAAAACAAGAAGCAGAATAGCCAGACACTTTCTACACTTTTTACCGCATCTGTTAACTTTGTTAACGTTaactgttttaaaatgtttgtttgtgttttgctaCAGCTGTTAACCTGCCTGTGAGCCCTGCTCCCATCTTCCTGTTAGGCTCCTCCCATCTTCCTGTTAGGCTCCTCCCATCTTCCTGTTAGGCTCCTCCCATCTTCCTTCTTGAAAATATGGGAGTTCATTTCCTTCGGTTTTAGTCATGTGTGAATTGTGCTGTAATTCTGTAAATCCAGGTTTGCTAAAGACTTTGAGAAATTAATAAATGAGAAATATGACTTCTGGGATTCTAATGTAtattggctgtctgtctggtacCTGTTTGTatggtacctgtctgtctcagcaGTCTGCCAGAGATGGGATGTAAAAAATATTGTGTTACTGTACGTAACAAATTTAAGTAGATGATTTTGGTATCAGTACTTCACTATACATTattctgacaactttttactttcactccttacatttttttacacaaatatctgtactttctacttcttacattttcaaaccaggcttgttactttagttttcATATGTacttggtggcatgatcaatattatttattgtcatTCCGTGcctttttttcatttcctggctatcACGCACAACAAATGTAAGCTAGTCTACGAAGCTACCATGGGGCAAGGCagaaggcaataaaaaaaatgaggACGTAACTCTATTGTACTCTATTGTACTGTGCTCTGCTTTAATCTACTCATTTTTGGCTTCTCagttcacctcctcctgtctcatctcctttcactgtggaaaaaaaggtatgttatggatgagacagagggaatTAGATGTggacatgactgagaatagagacattCCTCATCACCCATGGTCATATGAGGGAGATGTTCAAAATTGTCCACGTCAAACAGGATTCCAGGCAAATGCTCcgtgtgtgtctacagtgtcTTTTTGTATTAATGTGCTACTAGGATGTGAGGTCtaacaggtagtagtaatggctactttttatttaagtatatgtcagagcAGATACTTCTTTACTTTACCTGAGTGAAAAGGTGTTGACAatacttcaacttttaccagagtc encodes:
- the pde4ca gene encoding cAMP-specific 3',5'-cyclic phosphodiesterase 4D, whose translation is MIVTPFAQVLSSLRTVRSNFAVITDQQDRSASKRPPGSNPPSMFKTSLAAEEPHQQLAVETLDELDWCLDQLETLKTRHSVSEMASNKFKRMLNRELTQLSETSRSGNQVSEFISSTFLEKQHDMDVPIQGEKQPMSQISVVNGLTPSLVPGLVFPRFGVCSGQEDLLAKELEGIGRWGVDIFKISKYSGCRPLTVTMYTIFQERSLLKSFQIPLSSLLSFLLMLEQQYSSTSYHNNIHAADVVQSTHVLLSSPALEGVFTDLEILAALFAAAIHDVDHPGVSNQFLINTNSELALMYNDSSVLENHHLAVGFKLLQEPSCDIFQNLPKKQRQSLRKLVIDMVLATDMSKHMTLLADLKTMVETKKVTSSGELLLDNYSDRIQVLQNMVHCADLSNPTKPLQLYRRWTECIMQEFFLQGDRERERGMDISPMCDKHNASVEKNQVGFIDYIAHPLWETWADLVHPDAQELLDTLEDNREWYLSMVPHSPTLEEEGEESEQETPPLEGEEPGVADGRCHLGGTHRLPPTTSVLLGAVRTLSTDWEEGEGSGGVTCTRTGT
- the rab3aa gene encoding RAB3A, member RAS oncogene family, a, with protein sequence MASATASYGQKESSDQNFDYMFKILIIGNSSVGKTSFLFRYADDSFTPAFVSTVGIDFKVKTIYRNDKRIKLQIWDTAGQERYRTITTAYYRGAMGFILMYDITNEDSFNAVQDWATQIKTYSWDNAQVLLVGNKCDMEDERVVAAERGRQLSDQLGFEYFETSAKDNINVKQTFERLVDVICERMSESLDNADPTLTGAKQGPQLTEQPQRAHQDCAC